In the Juglans microcarpa x Juglans regia isolate MS1-56 chromosome 6D, Jm3101_v1.0, whole genome shotgun sequence genome, one interval contains:
- the LOC121234251 gene encoding LYR motif-containing protein 4 has protein sequence MAAAAAARGVPTRSEVLWLFRSLLRTARQFSDYNIREYTKRRTIDGFRLNRTLSDPDSITSAFSDGKAQLEVAKRQSIIYSLYAPKVKSIMDLES, from the coding sequence ATGGCGGCGGCGGCAGCAGCAAGAGGGGTCCCGACAAGGTCGGAGGTGCTATGGCTGTTCCGGTCTCTTCTACGCACGGCCCGGCAGTTCAGTGATTACAACATCAGGGAGTACACTAAGCGCCGAACCATTGACGGGTTCCGCCTCAACCGGACCCTGTCCGACCCGGATTCGATCACCTCCGCCTTCTCCGACGGCAAGGCCCAGCTCGAGGTTGCGAAGAGACAGTCCATCATCTACTCCCTCTACGCCCCCAAGGTCAAGAGCATCATGGACCTCGAATCATGA
- the LOC121234225 gene encoding heparanase-like protein 1 gives MGFYLNLFLTLVSIPAILAQEIRVTKIVVDGTATVAETDDNFVCATLDWWPPTKCDYNHCPWGNASVTKLDLSHPILAKAIQAFKHMRIRIGGSLQDQVLYNIGNLKSPCHPFQKMKDGLFGFSKGCLYMRRWDELNLFFTKTGAIVTFGLNALYGRHKIKRGVWGGDWDPSNTKDLIAYTISKGYQIDSWEFGNELSGSGVGASVGAEQYGKDLIKLKDVMNELYKNSTLKPSLVAPGGFFEQEWYTKLLKVSGPSVINAMTHHIYNLGAGVDPSLESKILDPSHLSKISETFSNLHQILQKYGPWASAWVGESGGAYNSGGRHVSDTFVNSFWYLDQLGMASKYNTTVYCRQSLVGGNYGLLNTSTFVPRPDYYSALLWHRLMGKGVLAVDTDASSYLRSYAHCSKGRAGITLLLINLSNQTDFIIEVENRMNVNFHANEKTTQGEGSLMHNLKRTVSWVGRKASDGPLYREEYHLTPKDGYIRSEISLLNGIPLKLTDEGEIPRLDPVHNGVNSPLYIAPLSLAFIVFPNFDAPACV, from the exons ATGGGATTCTACCTCAATCTTTTTCTCACCCTGGTTTCTATCCCTGCAATTTTGGCTCAAGAAATTAGAGTTACTAAAATTGTTGTAGATGGGACTGCAACAGTAGCTGAAACTGACGATAACTTCGTCTGTGCAACTCTTGATTGGTGGCCTCCAACAAAGTGTGACTACAACCACTGTCCATGGGGGAATGCATCTGTTACAAAATTG GACTTGTCTCATCCGATACTTGCCAAAGCAATCCAAG CTTTCAAGCATATGAGGATAAGAATTGGAGGATCTTTGCAAGATCAAGTATTGTACAATATAGGAAATTTGAAGTCTCCTTGCCATCCATTTCAAAAGATGAAAGATGGGTTATTTGGATTTTCAAAGGGTTGTTTATACATGAGAAGGTGGGATGAGCTGAACCTTTTTTTCACCAAGACGGG GGCAATTGTGACATTTGGCTTAAATGCACTTTATGGAAGGCACAAGATCAAGAGGGGTGTTTGGGGAGGAGATTGGGACCCTAGTAACACGAAGGATTTGATTGCGTATACCATTTCTAAAGGATACCAAATAGATTCATGGGAGTTTG GTAATGAGTTGAGTGGAAGTGGCGTTGGTGCAAGTGTTGGTGCTGAACAGTACGGGAAGGACTTGATCAAACTTAAGGATGTAATGAATGAGTTGTATAAAAATTCCACCTTGAAACCTTCACTTGTAGCACCTGGAGGATTCTTTGAGCAGGAGTGGTACACTAAACTTCTTAAGGTTTCAGGTCCAAGCGTAATCAATGCCATGACTCATCATATATACAATTTAGGTGCAG GTGTTGACCCCAGTCTTGAAAGTAAGATATTGGACCCCTCTCACTTGAGCAAGATATCAGAGACATTCAGCAATCTTCACCAAATTCTTCAAAAGTATGGTCCTTGGGCTTCTGCATGGGTTGGAGAATCTGGTGGTGCATATAACAGTGGTGGTCGCCATGTGTCTGACACATTTGTAAACAGCTTCTG GTACTTAGATCAGCTTGGAATGGCATCAAAATACAATACAACAGTATACTGCAGGCAGTCTTTAGTTGGTGGGAACTATGGTCTCCTCAACACATCCACATTTGTTCCCAGACCTGACTATTACAG TGCACTTCTATGGCATCGACTTATGGGGAAAGGCGTTCTTGCTGTTGATACTGATGCTTCATCATATTTACGCTCTTATGCCCATTGTTCAAAAGGAAGG GCGGGTATTACTTTACTGCTGATTAATTTAAGCAATCAGACTGATTTCATAATCGAGGTTGAGAATCGTATGAACGTAAATTTTCATGCAAATGAGAAAACAACTCAAGGTGAAGGATCACTGATGCATAATCTTAAGAGAACAGTTTCTTGGGTTGGACGGAAAGCTTCAGATGGACCATTATACAGAGAGGAGTACCACTTGACGCCAAAAGATGGCTACATTCGCAGTGAAATCTCCCTTCTAAATGGGATTCCATTAAAGCTTACAGATGAAGGAGAAATCCCAAGGTTGGACCCTGTTCATAATGGCGTGAATTCTCCATTATATATCGCACCATTGTCTCTTGCTTTCATAGTATTTCCCAACTTTGATGCTCCTGCTTGTGTATAA